The following coding sequences lie in one Phycicoccus duodecadis genomic window:
- a CDS encoding penicillin-binding transpeptidase domain-containing protein, which yields MSRVHAHHGRMLAVLAVVLLAFGGLVGRLGQVQLAGAAGFGDERAGAGASLDTRTVVVPALRGRILDRAGRPLAENRMSTVVTLERRVIADDRAAAEAEVRAAAAVLRLDPAPLLGRTWLCGERGAPAAPVCWSGSPQVPVPLADGVDAAAALTLVEQPGRFPGIAVSSRAVRVYPRPEGASAAQVIGYLGPVTADEVAAGSGLVADDLVGRAGLEQQYDTALRGTPGRTVVAVDARGLVTGVVSRTDPVPGRDLVTSLDATVQASAERALATQMRAARKRGWAADTGAVVVLDPRSGAVAALASAPTYDLNVWTGGISSADYAALTSARARTPLLSRATDVGFAPASTMKPASVAAAVRAGRSLSATYDCPAVYRVGDRDFKNYESFPQGHISLARSIEISCDTVFYELAFTQWQREGGLRAPSTVAGPFAAVARGLGLGAPTGVDLPQESAGRIPDRAWRQATWEQQRGELCRRARTGYPEVADRTRAAYLRAIAKENCTAGFQLRGGDAANFAIGQGDVLATPLQMAVMYGAIADGGLVRTPRLGVALVDPATGVRSPVAAGPVRASGVAASTEAYLRSALRSVVTTGTAAGAFRGMPADWPVAGKTGTGEVLGSRDTSWFVSYAPADRPRWVVAAVVGQGGHGSDTAAPVARAVHLTLRGLG from the coding sequence ATGAGCCGCGTTCACGCCCACCACGGCCGGATGCTGGCCGTCCTGGCCGTCGTATTGCTCGCGTTCGGTGGCCTGGTCGGGCGGCTCGGCCAGGTGCAGCTCGCCGGGGCCGCCGGCTTCGGCGACGAGCGGGCCGGCGCGGGCGCCTCCCTCGACACCCGCACCGTCGTCGTGCCGGCCCTGCGGGGCCGCATCCTCGACCGCGCCGGCCGCCCCCTGGCGGAGAACCGGATGAGCACCGTCGTCACCCTCGAGCGGCGGGTCATCGCCGACGACCGGGCCGCCGCCGAGGCCGAGGTGCGTGCCGCGGCCGCGGTGCTGCGTCTCGACCCCGCGCCGCTGCTCGGGCGCACCTGGCTGTGCGGTGAGCGCGGTGCCCCCGCGGCCCCGGTCTGCTGGAGCGGATCGCCGCAGGTGCCGGTGCCGCTGGCCGACGGGGTCGACGCCGCCGCGGCCCTGACCCTGGTCGAGCAGCCCGGGCGCTTCCCCGGCATCGCGGTGTCGTCGCGGGCGGTGCGGGTCTACCCGCGGCCCGAGGGGGCGAGTGCGGCCCAGGTGATCGGCTACCTGGGGCCGGTCACGGCCGACGAGGTGGCCGCGGGCTCCGGGCTCGTGGCCGACGACCTCGTGGGCCGGGCCGGGCTCGAGCAGCAGTACGACACCGCCCTGCGCGGCACCCCCGGCCGCACCGTGGTGGCTGTCGACGCCCGCGGCCTGGTCACCGGCGTGGTCTCGCGCACCGACCCGGTGCCGGGGCGCGACCTCGTCACGTCCCTCGACGCCACGGTGCAGGCCTCGGCCGAGCGCGCGCTGGCGACCCAGATGCGGGCCGCCAGGAAGCGGGGCTGGGCCGCCGACACCGGGGCGGTGGTCGTCCTCGACCCGCGCAGCGGCGCCGTCGCGGCGCTCGCCAGCGCGCCCACCTACGACCTCAACGTCTGGACCGGCGGCATCTCGTCGGCCGACTACGCCGCCCTGACCTCGGCCCGGGCGCGCACGCCGCTGCTCTCGCGCGCCACCGACGTGGGCTTCGCGCCCGCCAGCACGATGAAGCCGGCGTCGGTCGCGGCGGCGGTCCGTGCCGGGCGCTCGCTCTCGGCCACGTACGACTGCCCGGCCGTGTACCGCGTCGGCGACCGCGACTTCAAGAACTACGAGAGCTTCCCGCAGGGGCACATCAGCCTCGCCCGCAGCATCGAGATCTCCTGCGACACCGTGTTCTACGAGCTGGCCTTCACCCAGTGGCAGCGCGAGGGCGGCCTGCGGGCGCCGTCCACGGTGGCCGGCCCGTTCGCGGCCGTCGCGCGGGGGCTCGGGCTCGGTGCCCCCACGGGGGTCGACCTGCCCCAGGAGTCGGCGGGCCGCATCCCCGACCGGGCGTGGCGCCAGGCCACGTGGGAGCAGCAGCGGGGCGAGCTGTGCCGCCGCGCCCGCACCGGCTACCCCGAGGTGGCCGACCGCACCCGGGCCGCGTACCTGCGGGCCATCGCGAAGGAGAACTGCACCGCCGGCTTCCAGCTGCGCGGGGGCGACGCGGCGAACTTCGCCATCGGGCAGGGCGACGTGCTGGCCACGCCGCTCCAGATGGCCGTGATGTACGGCGCCATCGCCGACGGCGGCCTCGTCCGCACCCCGCGCCTCGGGGTCGCGCTCGTCGACCCCGCGACCGGCGTGCGCTCGCCGGTCGCGGCCGGCCCGGTACGGGCGTCCGGCGTGGCCGCCTCCACCGAGGCCTACCTGCGCTCGGCCCTGCGCTCGGTGGTGACCACCGGCACCGCGGCCGGCGCGTTCCGCGGGATGCCGGCCGACTGGCCCGTGGCGGGCAAGACCGGCACCGGCGAGGTCCTCGGCAGCCGCGACACCTCGTGGTTCGTCTCGTACGCCCCCGCGGACCGGCCGCGCTGGGTGGTGGCGGCGGTGGTCGGGCAGGGCGGGCATGGCAGCGACACCGCGGCCCCGGTGGCACGGGCGGTGCACCTCACCCTGCGCGGCCTGGGCTGA
- the lpdA gene encoding dihydrolipoyl dehydrogenase, whose translation MSDFDLVVLGAGPGGYVAAIRASQLGKKVAVVEKKYWGGVCLNVGCIPSKALIKNAELAHTLQHDKELYGIEGEATMKYGVTHARSRKVSAGIVKGVHFLMKKNTIEEIDGWGTLTGASSMDVALNDGSTRQLTFDSLIIATGAVTRMLPGVEVSQNVVTYEEQILDENLPGSLIIAGSGAIGVEFAYVMKNFGVDVTIVEFLDRMVPTEDEEVSKELLKHYKKLGVKVMLGTKVESVEDTGSGVRVTVSPAAGGDQQVLEADKLLSAIGFAPRTEGYGLEAIGVQLTERGAVAIDEYCRTNVENVYAIGDVTAKLMLAHVAEAQGVVAAEHLCGADTMPVEYDFVPRATYCHPQIGSFGYTEAQAKEKGYDVKVAKFPFSANGKAMGLGDAVGFVKVVADAEHNEIIGAHMIGPDVTELLPVLTLAQKWDLTADEVSRNVFAHPTLSEAVKEAVEGIAGHMINL comes from the coding sequence ATGTCTGACTTCGACCTCGTGGTGCTCGGTGCTGGTCCTGGTGGTTACGTCGCGGCGATCCGCGCCTCCCAGCTCGGGAAGAAGGTCGCGGTCGTCGAGAAGAAGTACTGGGGCGGGGTCTGCCTCAACGTCGGCTGCATCCCCTCGAAGGCGCTCATCAAGAACGCCGAGCTCGCCCACACGCTCCAGCACGACAAGGAGCTCTACGGCATCGAGGGCGAGGCCACCATGAAGTACGGCGTCACCCACGCCCGCTCGCGCAAGGTGTCGGCCGGCATCGTCAAGGGCGTCCACTTCCTCATGAAGAAGAACACGATCGAGGAGATCGACGGCTGGGGCACGCTCACCGGCGCGAGCTCGATGGACGTCGCCCTCAACGACGGCTCCACCAGGCAGCTGACGTTCGACTCGCTCATCATCGCCACCGGTGCCGTCACCCGGATGCTGCCCGGCGTCGAGGTGAGCCAGAACGTCGTCACCTACGAGGAGCAGATCCTCGACGAGAACCTGCCGGGGTCGCTCATCATCGCCGGCTCCGGCGCCATCGGCGTCGAGTTCGCCTACGTGATGAAGAACTTCGGCGTCGACGTCACCATCGTCGAGTTCCTCGACCGGATGGTCCCGACCGAGGACGAGGAGGTCTCCAAGGAGCTCCTCAAGCACTACAAGAAGCTCGGCGTGAAGGTCATGCTCGGCACGAAGGTCGAGTCCGTCGAGGACACCGGGTCGGGCGTGCGGGTGACGGTCTCGCCGGCGGCCGGGGGCGATCAGCAGGTGCTCGAGGCCGACAAGCTCCTCTCGGCCATCGGCTTCGCACCGCGCACCGAGGGGTACGGGCTGGAGGCGATCGGCGTCCAGCTCACCGAGCGCGGCGCCGTCGCCATCGACGAGTACTGCCGCACCAACGTCGAGAACGTCTACGCCATCGGCGACGTCACCGCCAAGCTCATGCTCGCCCACGTGGCCGAGGCCCAGGGCGTGGTGGCCGCCGAGCACCTGTGCGGGGCCGACACGATGCCGGTCGAGTACGACTTCGTGCCGCGCGCCACCTACTGCCACCCGCAGATCGGTTCGTTCGGCTACACCGAGGCGCAGGCGAAGGAGAAGGGCTACGACGTCAAGGTCGCCAAGTTCCCCTTCAGCGCCAACGGCAAGGCGATGGGCCTCGGCGACGCGGTCGGCTTCGTCAAGGTGGTCGCCGACGCCGAGCACAACGAGATCATCGGCGCCCACATGATCGGCCCCGACGTCACCGAGCTGTTGCCCGTGCTCACCCTCGCGCAGAAGTGGGACCTCACCGCTGACGAGGTGTCGCGCAACGTCTTCGCGCACCCGACGCTGTCCGAGGCCGTCAAGGAGGCCGTGGAGGGCATCGCCGGCCACATGATCAACCTCTGA